From the genome of Pelobates fuscus isolate aPelFus1 chromosome 6, aPelFus1.pri, whole genome shotgun sequence, one region includes:
- the PRDM8 gene encoding PR domain zinc finger protein 8, with amino-acid sequence MSVMEEAGVQKTIWDGDAKAVQQCLTDIFTSVYTTCDIPENAIFGPCVLSHTSLYDSIAFIALKSTDKRTVPYIFRVDTSAANGSSEGLMWLRLVQSARNKEEQNLEAYIKNGQLFYRSLRRIAKDEELLVWYGKELTDLLLLSQVRTSGKNTGSSQLTCQDCCQRFQYDFPYVAHVRFRCPKRVHNMDSNSEQVCKENRELEPRNVLISPAKYSKLSIYQPQKENHKPTTDFHNLARDMENFRGHSSSSFSSSSSPKANLSRQDSESESHHKAKRKYDDLLEENRSRRMDASIRYLDRPMPSSKEDLVCSPQPFRASSYYSLEEGGQLFAPPSPETGEAKRSAFVEVKKASRGVAENDLDSDNKAASPSHASSPTEDKRLHARPENQVEETSGLGSAFNSVPQINNQDQERKSAFSQPTRSSFSHVSPLQVMGQKLVSSGVNLDCHTDSIGGGRLFPSDPLSVKLQGSELNGNCTLQGTLPKQSPFLFATTFWPKSSAGPLQLQLPSTLTLLPPSFTSLCLPAQNWCAKCNASFRMTSDLVYHMRSHHKKEYAMEPLVKRRREEKLKCPICNESFRERHHLSRHMTSHN; translated from the exons ATGTCAGTCATGGAAGAGGCAGGAGTTCAGAAGACCATTTGGGATGGAGATGCCAAAGCTGTCCAGCAGTGTCTGACGGATATATTTACAAGTGTATACACCACCTGTGATATCCCAGAGAATGCAATCTTTGGCCCCTGCGTGCTGAGCCACACTTCACTCTATGACAGCATAGCTTTTATAGCACTCAAATCCACAGACAAGAGGACTGTGCCCTATATATTCCGG GTGGACACCTCAGCTGCTAACGGTTCCTCCGAGGGGCTGATGTGGCTCCGTCTGGTGCAGTCTGCCAGGAACAAAGAGGAGCAGAATCTGGAAGCTTACATCAAAAATGGGCAACTGTTCTACCGCTCCCTGCGCAGGATCGCCAAGGACGAGGAGTTATTGGTCTGGTACGGGAAGGAACTGACTGATCTCCTACTGCTCAGCCAAGTCAGGACATCTGGAAAAAACACTG GCTCCTCTCAGCTCACCTGTCAGGACTGCTGCCAGAGGTTCCAGTACGATTTTCCTTACGTGGCCCATGTGAGGTTCCGCTGTCCCAAGAGGGTTCACAACATGGACTCCAACTCTGAGCAGGTGTGCAAAGAGAACCGAGAGCTGGAGCCTCGAAATGTCCTGATAAGCCCAGCCAAATACAGCAAATTAAGCATCTATCAACCTCAGAAGGAGAACCACAAGCCCACCACAGACTTTCACAACCTGGCTAGGGACATGGAGAATTTTAGAGGacattcttcctcctccttcagcTCTTCATCTTCTCCTAAGGCCAACCTTTCACGCCAGGACTCTGAATCTGAGAGCCACCACAAAGCCAAGAGGAAATATGATGACTTACTTGAGGAAAATAGGTCCAGAAGGATGGATGCCTCGATAAGATATTTGGACAGACCAATGCCTTCTTCCAAAGAGGACTTAGTATGTAGCCCTCAGCCATTCCGAGCAAGTTCTTACTACAGTTTAGAAGAAGGTGGACAGTTATTTGCCCCTCCTAGTCCAGAAACCGGAGAGGCCAAGAGGAGCGCTTTCGTGGAGGTTAAAAAAGCCTCCAGGGGTGTGGCAGAGAATGACTTGGACTCAGACAATAAAGCAGCTTCTCCATCCCATGCCAGCAGCCCAACTGAGGACAAGAGGTTGCATGCCAGGCCAGAAAACCAGGTAGAGGAGACCTCTGGTCTTGGCAGTGCCTTTAATAGTGTGCCCCAGATTAATAACCAGGATCAGGAAAGGAAAAGCGCATTTTCCCAGCCAACAAGGAGCAGTTTCAGTCATGTGTCTCCACTGCAGGTAATGGGACAGAAGCTGGTCTCCAGTGGGGTAAATTTGGATTGTCATACAGACAGCATTGGTGGGGGCAGACTCTTCCCATCGGATCCTCTCTCTGTCAAATTGCAGGGATCCGAATTAAATGGCAACTGCACTCTACAGGGCACCTTACCAAAGCAAAGTCCCTTTTTGTTTGCCACCACGTTCTGGCCAAAGAGCTCAGCCGGTCCCCTCCAGCTGCAGCTGCCTTCCACGTTGACCTTGCTCCCCCCTTCTTTTACCTCCCTGTGTTTGCCAGCACAAAACTGGTGTGCCAAATGCAACGCTTCTTTCAGGATGACCTCAGATTTGGTTTATCACATGCGGTCTCACCACAAAAAGGAATACGCAATGGAACCTCTGGTgaagaggaggagagaggagaaactTAAGTGTCCTATATGCAACGAGTCCTTCAGGGAACGCCACCATCTCTCCAGGCATATGACATCCCATAATTAA